In Desulfobulbaceae bacterium, a single genomic region encodes these proteins:
- a CDS encoding GxxExxY protein — protein MKDSVHENYDRHEKKTGKILYRDECYLIQGAVFEVYREMGCGFLEAVYQECLARELAKRGIHFVAHQELTLYYKGEVLRQTYVPDFICHEFIIVELKALTATTGAHKAQVLNYLKATGERIVL, from the coding sequence ATGAAGGATTCGGTCCACGAAAATTACGACAGGCACGAAAAAAAGACTGGGAAAATTTTGTACCGTGACGAGTGCTATCTGATCCAAGGTGCAGTCTTTGAGGTTTATCGGGAAATGGGTTGCGGCTTTCTGGAGGCAGTCTATCAGGAATGTCTGGCAAGGGAGCTGGCGAAGCGTGGAATTCATTTTGTTGCGCACCAGGAGCTGACCCTGTACTACAAGGGAGAGGTCCTGCGACAAACCTATGTTCCTGATTTTATTTGTCATGAATTCATTATTGTGGAACTGAAGGCGCTTACTGCTACAACTGGGGCGCATAAGGCACAGGTTTTGAACTATTTGAAAGCAACAGGCGAACGAATAGTGCTTTAA